The Chamaesiphon minutus PCC 6605 DNA window GGGTTGTTTGCCAGTACTATTACAAATGCCCGTCTTGTTTGCGCTGTTTGCGACCTTACGGGGATCTCCATTTTCCAATGTCGATTACAACGTTAATTTGCAAGTCGTGCCTGGGGAGCAAACCGCCCAAATTCAAACTCAAGCATTTACCAGCGAACCACATAATATTTATTTCACCACCAACATTCACGCACCTGTAATTGCCAGCATTCCTACTGGTAATGTTTTGGCTGTGGGACAAAAAGCGCAGATTGAATTTAAAGGTGCCGATGGTAAACCGTTTAACGAATTAGCCGCTCAATATCCCGATTCCAAACTCACTCCAGAGTGGACGGTCACTAAGGGGATGGAAAATATTAAAGTTTCCGCTAACGGTCAAATTGAAGCGATCGCACCTGGAGATGTAACCATTAAAGGCACGGTTCCCGGTATTGCTGCCGATACTGGATTTTTATTTATCGACTCGCTCGGACATGTCGGCGCGATCGATCCAGATGGCAAAATCCACTGGGATATTATTGCCATGATCGTCTTTTTTGGCTTGAGTCTCTATGTGAGCCAAAACTTATCGAGCAGCAGTGCTACTCCGGCTGCCGATGATGCTGCTGCGCAACAACAGCAAGCTGTCAATAAATTCACCCCCATAATCTTTTCGGGGATGTTTTTATTCTTCCCGTTACCTGCTGGGGTGCTGATGTATATGGCGATTGGAAACGTCTTTCAGCTCGGTCAAACTTATCTAGTCAATCGCGAACCCCTGCCACCAGAACTCCAAAAACTGGTCGAGCAACAAGAACGCGAAAAGCCTAAAGATAGTGGAGATCGCGAGGAAATTCCGTTCGAGAAGACTAATAAGAAGAAGAAAGCAACATAAATTAGGCGTTAGGCTTTAGGTATTAGGCTTTAGGAACGATCGGGATAAAGTAAGCGTTAGGCTTTAGATATTAGGCGTTAGGGAAGAGCTGAAATTGAACCCCGATTGCGACGAAAGCCCAGATCCTAAAACCTAAACCTAGACCCTAAATCCTCAAGCCTAAAACCTACCCCCTAAAGCCTAAAGCCTAATGACCGACCAACGCTTAGAACGTGGCCAACAGTGGTTGGAAACACTACTGAACCTAGCTGGAATTGCGACTACAGTAGATACTCAACAGCCAGAACATAGCAATGCGTCCAATTATTGGCTGACGATCGATCGAGACAAACTCACACCAGTTCAGATCGAACACCTAATTGGTACCGATGGTGCAACTATTGATGCGATTCAATATTTAGCAAATGCTAGTCTCAATATTCATCAAGAAGCA harbors:
- the yidC gene encoding membrane protein insertase YidC is translated as MDFGIGFISNNIMLPIVDFFYGIVPSYGLAIVALTLVIRFALYPLGAGSIRNMRKTKISQPLMQKRVKEIQQKFKDDPAKQQQAMSDVYKEFGNPLAGCLPVLLQMPVLFALFATLRGSPFSNVDYNVNLQVVPGEQTAQIQTQAFTSEPHNIYFTTNIHAPVIASIPTGNVLAVGQKAQIEFKGADGKPFNELAAQYPDSKLTPEWTVTKGMENIKVSANGQIEAIAPGDVTIKGTVPGIAADTGFLFIDSLGHVGAIDPDGKIHWDIIAMIVFFGLSLYVSQNLSSSSATPAADDAAAQQQQAVNKFTPIIFSGMFLFFPLPAGVLMYMAIGNVFQLGQTYLVNREPLPPELQKLVEQQEREKPKDSGDREEIPFEKTNKKKKAT